A region from the Lentimonas sp. CC4 genome encodes:
- a CDS encoding prepilin-type N-terminal cleavage/methylation domain-containing protein, translating to MIISNRFSEPRMNGRRLMPPKTRGFTLVEIMVTLTVFSMVMASLMATFLVFSKGMVSLGNYGAMSSSSRQTLEHFSRDVHATQSLQVATANEFECVLPAEAGGYTINYKYDPNTSDFTRKKYSSGGTLLKTDVLFEDVETFEMIFYNRSDVDVTGDTSILNEAKTVQINAKLVKNVISQTNSDYIISARFLMRNM from the coding sequence ATGATTATATCCAATAGATTTTCAGAACCTCGAATGAATGGTAGAAGGCTGATGCCTCCAAAGACACGAGGTTTTACATTGGTCGAGATTATGGTGACACTTACCGTCTTCTCGATGGTTATGGCTTCTTTAATGGCGACTTTTCTGGTTTTTAGTAAAGGAATGGTCAGCTTGGGGAATTATGGTGCGATGAGCAGCAGTAGTCGCCAAACCTTGGAGCATTTCTCCCGCGACGTTCATGCGACACAGTCGCTTCAGGTAGCGACTGCGAATGAATTTGAGTGTGTTCTGCCTGCTGAGGCTGGCGGCTATACCATCAATTATAAGTATGATCCGAATACGAGTGATTTTACCCGTAAGAAATACTCCAGTGGCGGGACGCTCTTAAAAACTGATGTGCTCTTTGAAGACGTCGAAACTTTTGAAATGATTTTTTACAATCGCTCGGATGTGGACGTGACTGGTGATACATCTATCCTGAATGAAGCAAAGACCGTTCAGATTAATGCTAAGTTAGTGAAAAACGTTATTTCACAAACAAATTCTGACTATATTATCTCTGCCCGTTTCCTTATGCGTAATATGTGA
- a CDS encoding prepilin-type N-terminal cleavage/methylation domain-containing protein, with amino-acid sequence MSSSKNQQAGFSLIEVMIAMAIFAIVIVSGMACLKSGLALVENSRHHTRSAQIMQSEIERIRSMPWDEVIALVNESDVSLANEFSETAYDVYTMQRDVSGSGDVRIVTLDVAWVDLGGRPHNRTYISQYTKGGLYDYIQ; translated from the coding sequence ATGAGTTCTTCGAAAAATCAACAGGCAGGATTTTCACTGATTGAAGTGATGATCGCGATGGCGATATTTGCAATAGTCATTGTCTCTGGAATGGCTTGTTTGAAGTCGGGACTGGCACTGGTTGAGAATTCAAGGCATCACACACGTTCTGCTCAAATTATGCAGAGTGAGATTGAACGCATTCGTTCTATGCCTTGGGATGAGGTGATCGCGTTGGTCAATGAGTCCGATGTGTCATTGGCGAATGAGTTTAGCGAAACAGCATACGACGTATATACCATGCAGCGTGACGTGAGTGGTTCAGGGGATGTGAGGATCGTGACTTTGGATGTAGCGTGGGTCGATCTTGGCGGTCGTCCTCATAATCGGACATATATATCACAATATACAAAAGGTGGGCTTTATGATTATATCCAATAG
- a CDS encoding exodeoxyribonuclease III has translation MSPKKLISWNVNGIRAAIKKGFESFLDSESPDVICLQETKISQDLVDGFAFVGYPHTYWNCAVKKGYSGTAIISKTAPLSVQYGLGIEKHDNEGRVLTAEFEDYFLVTVYTPNAQGHDENKRPKRLDYRTKEWDVDFLAHCKALEATKPVIFCGDLNVAHKEIDLTNPKPNRKNAGFTDEERAGFDAIVEAGFVDSFRQLYPETPERYSWWSYRAAARSRNIGWRIDYFCVSETFAPQIKDALILDQVLGSDHCPVALLLS, from the coding sequence ATGTCACCGAAAAAACTCATTTCCTGGAACGTCAACGGCATCCGCGCCGCCATCAAAAAGGGCTTCGAATCCTTTCTCGATAGCGAATCGCCAGATGTTATTTGCCTGCAAGAGACCAAAATTTCGCAAGACCTAGTCGATGGCTTTGCATTTGTCGGTTACCCGCACACTTACTGGAATTGCGCCGTAAAAAAGGGCTATTCTGGCACAGCAATCATCAGTAAAACAGCGCCACTCTCGGTGCAATACGGCCTCGGCATCGAAAAACACGACAATGAAGGTCGCGTCCTGACCGCCGAGTTTGAAGACTACTTTCTCGTCACGGTTTACACACCCAACGCGCAAGGTCACGACGAGAACAAGCGCCCCAAGCGCCTCGACTACCGCACCAAGGAGTGGGACGTAGATTTCCTCGCGCATTGCAAAGCCCTTGAAGCGACCAAACCAGTCATCTTCTGCGGTGACCTCAACGTCGCCCACAAGGAAATCGATCTGACCAATCCAAAGCCAAATCGTAAGAACGCAGGATTCACCGACGAGGAGCGTGCTGGTTTCGATGCGATCGTCGAAGCTGGATTCGTCGATAGCTTCCGCCAGCTCTACCCTGAGACTCCCGAACGCTACAGTTGGTGGTCGTATCGTGCAGCGGCTCGCTCACGAAATATCGGGTGGCGCATCGACTATTTCTGCGTCTCAGAGACATTCGCTCCGCAAATCAAGGATGCACTCATCCTCGATCAAGTCTTAGGCTCGGATCATTGCCCAGTCGCGCTGCTTCTAAGCTAA